The following coding sequences are from one Syngnathus acus chromosome 14, fSynAcu1.2, whole genome shotgun sequence window:
- the fam114a2 gene encoding protein FAM114A2, translating to MSDSEVPAPPEVQAARATQAPDGSPPTSPDVAPTRKARRRAELQAQAEEKVDEEPPKPPPSRSTVLQGGWGYWGGWGKSILSTATATATAVGQGLTQVIEKAETSLGIPSPAALSVRAQDDEKAEEQRDGDESERVGGDGAAAAGGAMGMLSSLTDVVHNTGKTMISGGLDALEFIGKKTMDVIAEGDPGFKKTKGLMIRNSTLSQVLREAKEREELQAEESSDSEKKAPPAHYGVLFDQYQGLAHLEALEMLSRESESKVKSVLTTLSGVELNKLRGELRLIKDAFSTMEFDDDDVDEKKDGDGSEFEAELARALEGLSVSTTAEKLSKACKDACGVMADLSKPAEDREEDDDERTELTVEEVNAAAIRSLAELTARSIELFHKLGESLLLSNGDVEADVLSQLTVVLCKEVSLLSKKFTACLTTVGSNEKGEVLNPLITGVFLEASNSASYIQDAFQLLMPILEMGHIQRQADPLDS from the exons ATGTCGGACAGCGAAGTTCCCGCGCCGCCTGAGGTTCAGGCCGCCCGGGCCACCCAGGCGCCTGACGGCTCCCCGCCGACCTCACCCGACGTGGCTCCCaccaggaaagccaggaggagGGCAGAGCTTCAAGCCCAAGCGGAGGAGAAAGTGGACGAGGAGCCACCAAAG CCCCCGCCGAGTCGATCGACAGTTTTGCAGGGGGGTTGGGGTTACTGGGGCGGCTGGGGAAAATCCATCCTGTCCACCGCCACCGCCACTGCGACCGCTGTGG gGCAGGGGCTGACGCAAGTCATCGAGAAGGCCGAGACGTCGCTGGGAATCCCCAGCCCCGCCGCGCTGTCCGTCCGAGCGCAAGACGACGAGAAGGCGGAGGAGCAGCGGGACGGAGATGAGTCGGAACGGGTGGGTGGAGAcggcgcggcggcggcgggcggcgCCATGGGGATGCTCTCCTCGCTCACCGACGTCGTTCACAACACA GGCAAGACCATGATCAGCGGTGGCCTGGACGCTCTGGAGTTCATCGGGAAGAAGACGATGGACGTGATCGCGGAAGGCGACCCCGGCTTCAAGAAAACCAAAGGCCTCATGATCAGGAACTCCACGCTCTCTCAG GTGCTGAGGGAGGCCAAGGAGCGAGAAGAGCTTCAGGCGGAGGAGTCGTCCGACTCGGAGAAGAAGGCGCCGCCGGCTCACTACGGGGTGCTCTTCGACCAGTACCAGGGCCTGGCCCACCTTGAGGCTCTGGAGATGCTTTCTCGGGAAAGCGAGTCAAAG GTCAAGTCAGTGCTGACGACGCTGTCGGGCGTCGAGCTGAATAAGCTGAGAGGAGAGCTACGGCTCATCAAGGACGCATTCTCCACCATGGAATTTGACGACGACGACGTGGATGAGAAGAAAG ACGGAGACGGCTCCGAGTTTGAGGCGGAGCTCGCCCGGGCTCTGGAGGGCCTCAGTGTCTCCACCACGGCTGAAAAACTCAGCAAG GCCTGCAAAGACGCCTGCGGTGTGATGGCAGACCTGAGCAAACCGGCAGAGGACCGtgaggaggacgacgacgaaAGGACCGAGCTCACAGTGGAG GAAGTGAACGCCGCCGCCATCAGGAGTCTGGCCGAGTTGACGGCGCGCTCCATCGAGCTTTTCCACAAGCTGGGCGAAAGCCTCCTGCTGTCCAACGGAGACGTGGAGGCGGACGTCCTGTCACA gCTGACAGTTGTCCTGTGTAAAGAAGTCTCGCTGCTTTCCAAGAAGTTCACCGCCTGTCTGACCACTGTAGGG tCCAACGAGAAGGGAGAAGTCCTCAACCCGCTCATAACAGGAGTCTTCTTAGAG GCATCCAACAGCGCGTCATACATCCAGGATGCCTTCCAACTCCTGATGCCCATTCTGGAGATGGGCCACATCCAGAGACAAGCCGATCCGCTCGACTCCTGA